The Brachyhypopomus gauderio isolate BG-103 chromosome 2, BGAUD_0.2, whole genome shotgun sequence genome contains a region encoding:
- the LOC143491088 gene encoding uncharacterized protein LOC143491088 — protein MSDDDEDLLRMFSAGLKQSSQKNPKTFPRSLFVPLLCVFIVIIIIFKLSNNDMSTKMKMIYPKMKTIAKSPNKPEHNDFLSRDKPSSAAPLLKVCDVPVQSGPMFQVGDHKTYVTGSYVEHRNGGGKVKTIAIVHRSYSDTLLYNCLFCCNGKNVSVPAVCEVHSDHFNFEYGTADIVCRIPEECTTKLYVTVTATSHERSGSWQNIESFQLVGNPEPKEKFPFKFTVCISVMYDWINVLELVEAMEMFKILGVQRVVVYKTNCSSETQKILDYYVKKDFVEIIPWTVASKIQVSRGWRKWASPGQLHYFGQIAALNDCIYRYMYQTEYVALQDLDELILPIKVMTWTELLHQVKQQYPYSAGFEFENHLFPLSVKQQKRKFETDSWKNVPGVNILEFVQRIRNDPNKFNNFKVIVNPRLVYKATVHGLLVSDGSTFRVDPNIARMYHMRHVDSFNKTLLIDDTRVWDYAHMLIPSVSEVLQQVLNIQ, from the exons ATGTCAGATGACGACGAAGATCTTCTCAGAATGTTCTCAGCAG GGCTGAAGCAGTCTTCTCAGAAGAATCCAAAGACCTTTCCAAGGAGCCTTTTTGTGCCTCTGCTTTGTGTGTTCATcgttatcatcatcatcttcaaacTTTCTAACAATGACATGagcactaaaatgaaaatgatttaccctaaaatgaaaacaattgCTAAGAGTCCCAATAAACCAGAACACAATGATTTTCTAAGCAGAGATAAACCTTCAAGTGCTGCACCACTCTTAAAGGTATGTGATGTACCAGTACAGAGTGGTCCGATGTTTCAAGTTGGAGATCACAAAACATATGTGACTGGCTCTTATGTAGAGCACCGTAACGGGGGTGGAAAGGTAAAAACGATCGCTATAGTGCATCGTAGTTATAGTGATACACTGCTTTATAATTGCTTGTTTTGCTGCAATGGCAAGAATGTTTCTGTACCTGCTGTATGTGAAGTTCACTCTGACCACTTTAATTTTGAGTATGGCACAGCGGATATCGTCTGTAGAATACCTGAAGAATGCACAACGAAATTGTATGTGACTGTTACTGCAACATCACATGAAAGGTCTGGATCCTGGCAGAATATAGAGTCTTTCCAACTGGTGGGGAATCCAGAACCCAAGGAGAAATTTCCTTTCAAGTTTACCGTGTGCATTTCTGTCATGTATGACTGGATCAATGTCTTGGAGCTTGTGGAGGCCATGGAGATGTTTAAAATACTAGGCGTGCAGAGGGTGGTTGTTTACAAGACAAACTGCAGTTCTGAGACACAGAAGATCCTGGATTACTATGTCAAAAAGGATTTTGTAGAGATCATCCCGTGGACGGTGGCTTCTAAGATTCAGGTGTCCCGAGGGTGGCGGAAATGGGCCTCCCCAGGACAGCTGCATTATTTTGGACAAATCGCTGCACTTAATGACTGTATATATCGCTACATGTACCAGACTGAGTATGTAGCTTTACAAGACTTGGATGAACTTATTCTGCCAATTAAAGTAATGACCTGGACTGAACTCTTGCATCAGGTGAAGCAACAATATCCCTACTCTGCAGGCTTTGAGTTTGAGAATCACCTGTTCCCCCTTTCTGTCAAGCAGCAGAAAAGGAAATTTGAAACAGATTCGTGGAAAAACGTCCCTGGAGTTAACATCTTAGAATTTGTCCAAAGGATAAGAAATGACCCCAACAAGTTCAATAATTTCAAGGTCATCGTGAACCCTCGATTAGTGTACAAGGCTACAGTACATGGCCTTCTGGTTTCTGATGGCAGTACATTCAGAGTGGACCCTAACATTGCGCGTATGTACCACATGAGACATGTTGACAGTTTCAATAAGACTTTACTCATAGATGATACACGTGTTTGGGACTATGCACACATGTTGATTCCCTCTGTTTCTGAAGTGCTCCAACAAGTACTGAATATTCAGTGA